In Bdellovibrionota bacterium, one genomic interval encodes:
- a CDS encoding FtsX-like permease family protein: MKLLKLSLVEIIRSWKFSLSFILSLSLGLSGFLIIESYRDALRFTLNQNSKSLLSADIAVSARRLITPQELKQVRKIISDSAEDFLVPEMPYFEFMAMMTTSKGSRLVTVKGISDSYPYYGELGLRGGQKITENTPKDIKKKNIWISNDLESQLAIGIGEEVTLGKLKLKVSQIVDTDSSQTFRAALMVPAVYMYVQDVKATGLIQYGSTFNENYLYKFPQELSNREYLAKVQEKLYAALKDPAVRVSTPQTASEGSGRQLDYLFDFLGLVAIVALFLSCLGATYLFRLYLSRKYKQIAIYRTLGIYPGQIFVIYSFQVLILSALTLVPAIAFAQLFIPVFKNLLSTLTPFELKAIISQKTFLTCLGISLLGSFLSILPKLIGIQSLKPMKLFSEEKFSTEPSKTNLLLYIPLTLFYMGLSVMQANSWKVGLSFVGTIGGVMLLMVIIGLGLFKCLEGVSFIKRWYLKYSFLALSRKKGASMAVFVAIGLGALLINLLPQLKYSLQREFEIGTKTPSLFLFDIQDDQLEPLKNFVKSQGTALTAISPMIRSRILKINDEDYERKVETQTFKTREEEQEARSRNRGVNLSYRENLSESEELVEGEFFTTKYDAASNAPFGLSLEQRYADRMGIKMGDKVVFDIQGVELVGVVQSIRSVKWISFQPNFFILFQEGVLEEAPKTFIAAIPAMDLTKKNELRNALAVKYNNISSIDVTRLVDSTLKISDQMSWSLELMSLLALLSGYIVLFSIIRSHLETRYYEINMLKVFGGSFWKLTGYILNEYITLTLLASTLGVFFSVLVSYGISYYLFEGIFTLKLSTLITSVSLITMISAIVCFLASFKIFKSRPSDVLRAD; encoded by the coding sequence ATGAAGTTATTAAAACTGAGCCTCGTCGAAATCATAAGATCCTGGAAGTTTTCTTTAAGCTTTATTTTAAGCTTGAGCCTAGGTCTTTCTGGATTTTTAATCATTGAATCTTACCGTGATGCTTTAAGATTTACGCTCAATCAAAATTCTAAAAGTTTACTTTCAGCAGACATTGCAGTCTCCGCGAGAAGGCTGATCACTCCTCAAGAACTCAAACAAGTTCGTAAAATCATCAGTGACTCTGCGGAGGATTTCTTAGTTCCAGAAATGCCGTATTTTGAATTTATGGCAATGATGACAACCTCTAAGGGCTCACGCCTCGTAACGGTCAAGGGAATCAGCGACAGTTACCCTTACTACGGAGAACTTGGACTAAGAGGTGGCCAAAAAATCACAGAAAATACCCCTAAAGACATTAAGAAAAAAAACATCTGGATCTCTAACGATCTTGAGAGTCAATTGGCTATCGGTATTGGGGAAGAAGTCACTTTAGGAAAACTAAAGTTAAAAGTTTCACAAATCGTGGATACAGATTCTTCCCAAACATTTAGAGCGGCGCTGATGGTGCCTGCGGTCTATATGTATGTGCAAGACGTAAAGGCCACGGGTCTTATCCAGTACGGAAGTACTTTTAATGAAAACTACCTTTACAAATTCCCCCAAGAACTTTCGAACAGAGAATATTTAGCGAAAGTTCAGGAAAAACTTTATGCTGCTTTAAAAGATCCTGCAGTAAGGGTGAGTACTCCGCAAACAGCAAGTGAGGGGTCGGGAAGACAATTGGATTATCTTTTCGACTTCTTGGGATTGGTGGCTATTGTTGCGCTCTTCTTATCTTGTTTGGGTGCGACTTACTTATTTAGATTGTACCTCAGTAGAAAATATAAACAGATTGCTATCTATAGAACCCTTGGAATTTATCCTGGACAAATTTTTGTTATATATTCTTTTCAGGTTTTAATTTTGAGTGCGCTGACCCTTGTTCCGGCAATTGCCTTCGCTCAGCTTTTTATTCCTGTATTTAAAAATTTACTTTCAACCCTCACACCGTTTGAGTTGAAGGCTATTATTTCCCAAAAAACATTTTTAACTTGTTTAGGTATTTCTCTATTGGGAAGTTTCTTGAGCATTCTTCCAAAATTGATTGGTATTCAGTCTTTAAAGCCCATGAAGCTTTTCAGCGAAGAGAAGTTCTCTACGGAACCTTCTAAGACCAATTTGTTACTTTATATTCCTCTGACACTTTTCTATATGGGCCTATCAGTCATGCAGGCGAATTCTTGGAAAGTAGGACTTTCTTTTGTGGGCACTATCGGTGGAGTCATGCTCCTGATGGTCATCATTGGACTTGGACTCTTTAAGTGCCTAGAGGGCGTAAGCTTTATCAAAAGATGGTATTTGAAATACAGCTTCTTAGCTCTTTCTCGCAAGAAAGGTGCGTCGATGGCGGTTTTTGTGGCCATTGGTTTGGGTGCACTTTTAATCAATTTGCTTCCCCAATTGAAGTACTCACTCCAGAGAGAATTTGAAATTGGAACAAAGACTCCATCTTTATTTTTATTTGATATTCAAGATGATCAATTGGAACCACTTAAAAATTTTGTAAAGTCTCAAGGAACCGCGTTAACGGCGATTTCGCCCATGATTAGATCTAGGATTTTAAAAATCAACGATGAAGACTACGAAAGAAAAGTCGAGACTCAAACCTTTAAAACTAGAGAAGAAGAGCAAGAGGCCAGATCGCGAAACCGTGGCGTAAACCTCTCTTACCGAGAAAACCTCTCGGAATCAGAAGAATTAGTCGAGGGTGAGTTCTTTACAACAAAATACGATGCAGCCTCCAATGCGCCTTTTGGTCTATCGCTCGAGCAACGGTATGCCGATCGCATGGGCATCAAGATGGGCGATAAAGTGGTCTTTGACATTCAAGGTGTAGAGCTTGTTGGTGTTGTGCAAAGTATCCGTTCCGTAAAATGGATTTCATTTCAGCCGAATTTTTTCATTTTGTTTCAAGAAGGTGTTCTAGAAGAGGCTCCTAAGACATTTATCGCAGCAATTCCTGCAATGGATTTGACCAAAAAGAATGAACTTAGAAATGCTCTGGCTGTGAAATACAATAACATTTCATCTATCGATGTCACAAGACTCGTAGATAGTACTCTAAAAATTTCGGATCAAATGAGTTGGTCGCTAGAGTTGATGTCTTTACTTGCACTTTTATCAGGTTACATTGTTCTCTTTTCGATCATTCGTAGTCATTTGGAAACTCGTTACTACGAGATCAATATGCTGAAGGTTTTCGGCGGATCTTTTTGGAAACTGACGGGTTACATTCTCAATGAATATATAACTCTCACTTTATTAGCCTCAACTTTAGGCGTATTTTTTAGTGTGCTGGTGAGTTATGGAATTTCTTATTATCTTTTCGAAGGTATTTTCACTCTCAAGCTATCGACGTTAATCACTTCGGTATCTCTCATTACGATGATATCGGCGATTGTTTGCTTTTTGGCGTCATTTAAAATTTTTAAGTCGCGTCCGTCGGATGTTCTGCGTGCAGACTAA
- the rnc gene encoding ribonuclease III encodes MTYHLKLLGGNFVEFQSLLGYSFNNPKLLIEAFTHKSAFNGQKERLLESNERLEFLGDAVVDLIMSDILMKEYPDNTEGDLTKKRASLVNEFSLFEIAINLELEKYVQLGRSEVEVGMNQNQRILASCFEALMGALYLDGGFEVVRKVVEALFRQKIEKLKQGVNDFEDFKTQLQEKLQKKFRQTPLYSVTGSTGPEHQKIFEVEVLLDGKVLAKANGRNKKIAEQNAARIALEDMT; translated from the coding sequence ATGACCTACCACCTAAAACTCCTAGGCGGGAACTTTGTAGAGTTCCAGTCCCTCTTAGGATATTCATTTAACAACCCTAAGCTTCTTATCGAAGCCTTCACCCACAAGAGTGCTTTTAACGGCCAAAAAGAACGCTTGCTCGAAAGCAACGAACGCTTAGAGTTTTTAGGCGATGCGGTTGTGGACCTTATCATGAGCGATATTCTTATGAAAGAATATCCAGACAACACGGAAGGCGATCTCACCAAGAAGAGAGCATCTCTTGTGAATGAGTTTTCACTTTTTGAAATTGCCATCAATCTTGAATTAGAAAAATACGTACAACTCGGAAGATCAGAAGTTGAAGTTGGGATGAATCAGAACCAAAGGATTCTCGCTTCATGCTTTGAAGCCCTTATGGGTGCTCTTTATCTCGATGGTGGATTTGAAGTGGTAAGAAAAGTTGTCGAGGCTCTCTTTAGACAAAAAATAGAAAAATTAAAACAAGGCGTTAATGATTTTGAAGACTTTAAGACTCAGCTTCAAGAAAAGCTTCAGAAAAAATTTCGCCAAACACCACTCTACAGCGTGACGGGAAGTACGGGGCCTGAACATCAAAAGATTTTTGAAGTGGAAGTATTATTAGATGGAAAAGTATTAGCAAAAGCAAATGGTCGTAATAAAAAAATCGCTGAACAAAACGCAGCTCGAATAGCGTTGGAGGATATGACATGA
- the era gene encoding GTPase Era, which produces MNYNPENYKAGFVALLGIPNAGKSTLTNCLVGEKVSIVTNKPQTTRRRISGIVSQRNFQAILVDAPGAVENTSGLNQFLRDELDDVIRGADTVLALLNLDAPSPEPLDRIIEMAQNCGKPWAAVISKTDLGHGNRSHTLKAKLENSSIPYIEISAHSEPQETRDKVFAIIKNLLPPSPAPLYSDEAPTTENVRDIVAETIREKCFEVLFQEIPYQLAVQIRAFEEGTTLTKIYADIIIEKENQRKIVVGMGAANIKMIGTRARVIIEKLIGHKVYLELHVKVKKKWFKDPIVLKELGYVIKA; this is translated from the coding sequence ATGAACTATAACCCAGAAAATTACAAAGCAGGCTTCGTTGCCCTTTTAGGCATACCGAATGCAGGAAAGAGCACTCTCACAAATTGTCTCGTGGGTGAGAAGGTATCTATCGTAACCAATAAACCCCAAACCACTCGTCGCAGAATCAGCGGAATTGTTTCTCAAAGAAATTTTCAGGCGATCTTAGTCGATGCTCCAGGTGCCGTAGAAAATACATCGGGCCTCAATCAATTCTTAAGAGATGAATTGGATGATGTGATCCGAGGTGCCGATACAGTTCTTGCACTTTTGAACTTGGATGCTCCAAGTCCTGAGCCCCTAGATAGAATCATCGAGATGGCCCAAAATTGCGGAAAGCCTTGGGCTGCCGTAATCAGCAAAACAGATCTTGGTCATGGAAACAGAAGCCACACCTTAAAGGCAAAACTAGAGAACTCGAGCATTCCTTATATCGAGATCTCTGCGCACAGTGAGCCGCAAGAAACGAGAGACAAAGTGTTTGCGATAATTAAAAATCTTCTACCGCCGTCGCCTGCGCCACTCTATAGTGATGAAGCTCCTACAACGGAGAACGTCAGAGACATCGTAGCTGAAACTATCAGAGAAAAGTGTTTTGAAGTATTATTCCAAGAAATTCCTTATCAATTAGCCGTGCAAATCAGAGCTTTTGAAGAGGGCACGACTCTCACCAAGATTTATGCTGACATCATCATAGAAAAAGAAAACCAAAGAAAGATCGTAGTGGGAATGGGAGCGGCAAACATCAAAATGATCGGAACCAGAGCTCGCGTGATCATTGAAAAATTAATTGGTCATAAAGTTTATCTCGAGCTTCATGTGAAAGTGAAAAAGAAGTGGTTCAAAGACCCGATCGTATTAAAGGAGCTTGGTTATGTTATCAAGGCTTAA
- the der gene encoding ribosome biogenesis GTPase Der, with product MLSRLNKVAIVGRPNVGKSTLFNIATNARRAIVKNQPGVTRDIQYGKAEWRGHEFEVMDTGGVTESNDLMPKLIKEKVIDALKISDMTLVIVDAQAGLIPEDKVLLDMVQRSGKPFRIVVNKLDTEENIGVDMADFYQLGGELIPCSFEKRQGIADILDWIVDSMPVKDDTKIESELTFAILGKPNVGKSSLTNKLLDENRMIVSPVAGTTVDAIDIPFERNGRTYTIIDTAGLRKKSKIEDGVEIIATIKSRGVIPRADIVLLMVDILEGPTEQDAKILRQVQEEHKTVLLVGNKSDEAKIKVPAFREKFKAKVEEVFHFYPDIPVVFISALTSAGVEELFKKIDELWEKVNTKITTGELNRFFTQVIKKAPAPVYRTGNVKFYYLTQTQQTPPCFIAFVNHPEGVDNSYRRFLAKQIKEEWGLWGVPIRIFAMKGRHAE from the coding sequence ATGTTATCAAGGCTTAATAAAGTTGCGATCGTTGGCAGACCCAATGTTGGTAAATCTACGCTTTTTAATATTGCGACAAACGCGAGACGTGCGATCGTAAAAAATCAACCGGGCGTGACTCGGGACATTCAGTACGGAAAAGCAGAATGGCGCGGTCATGAATTTGAAGTGATGGATACAGGTGGCGTAACGGAAAGTAATGACCTAATGCCTAAATTGATCAAAGAAAAAGTTATCGATGCGCTCAAGATCAGTGATATGACTCTGGTGATCGTGGATGCGCAAGCAGGACTTATTCCTGAAGACAAAGTTCTTTTGGATATGGTGCAAAGAAGCGGAAAGCCTTTTAGAATCGTCGTCAATAAACTCGACACCGAAGAAAACATCGGTGTGGATATGGCGGACTTTTATCAGTTGGGCGGGGAGTTGATTCCATGTTCTTTTGAAAAAAGACAAGGAATCGCAGACATTCTGGATTGGATCGTGGACTCTATGCCTGTAAAGGACGATACAAAGATTGAATCGGAACTTACGTTTGCCATTCTTGGAAAACCGAATGTGGGAAAAAGTTCCCTGACGAATAAACTTTTAGATGAAAATCGCATGATCGTATCTCCCGTTGCGGGAACTACGGTGGATGCCATTGATATTCCTTTTGAGAGAAACGGCAGAACCTACACCATCATTGATACCGCAGGTCTCAGAAAAAAATCTAAAATTGAAGACGGCGTAGAGATCATCGCGACCATTAAATCCAGAGGAGTTATTCCTAGAGCCGACATCGTACTTCTGATGGTGGATATTCTTGAAGGTCCTACAGAGCAAGATGCAAAAATCTTAAGGCAAGTGCAGGAGGAACATAAGACTGTTCTTCTGGTAGGGAATAAATCAGACGAAGCTAAAATCAAAGTTCCTGCCTTTAGAGAAAAATTCAAAGCTAAGGTTGAAGAAGTATTTCACTTTTATCCCGATATTCCAGTGGTATTCATCAGTGCTTTAACAAGCGCTGGCGTAGAAGAATTATTTAAGAAAATTGATGAGCTTTGGGAGAAGGTAAATACCAAGATCACGACGGGAGAGTTGAACAGATTCTTCACTCAAGTGATTAAGAAAGCTCCGGCTCCAGTTTACAGAACTGGAAACGTAAAGTTTTATTACTTAACGCAAACTCAGCAAACTCCACCGTGCTTTATCGCTTTCGTGAATCATCCGGAAGGTGTGGACAATTCATACCGTAGATTCTTGGCGAAGCAGATTAAGGAAGAGTGGGGTCTCTGGGGAGTTCCAATTAGAATCTTTGCTATGAAAGGCAGACACGCAGAATGA
- a CDS encoding sodium-dependent transporter, producing the protein MRRGAWSTRYAFYLATVGSAFSLGNLWRFPYVVNSNGGGAFVLLYILCALALGLPIVVAELMLGKAYKQSVIVATEQMSDNSPIPWIRRSRIWSFVGTLANFSSIVLLSFYSVICGWVLFFLMKYIAKISTDTEISHTLFTTLMDNGWLQVALMSVHLLITTLVVSKGLKEGVEKLTAWIMPLFVCLMIFLVFKSLSLPGASDAMRFLFYPDFSSFSKDTLLKVLGHVFFTLSVGMGAMVVFGSYLKDDSYIPRSGFKVAILDIMVCLFAGFLIFPIIFTMDKIEDVGPALLFNSLPVLFEKIGLGKVFGLFFFLCLYLAVLGASIMLLETSVANLIDKRKFKRQKASWIMIGVAFVLGLPCALSSTVLAGVKVFNKDILRFYDSLLIDTMLPLVVLGMALAVGFGMSKKTKEEHFISENEMDSEKFFRNWHFLIRWFVPGVIILAIILSLIP; encoded by the coding sequence ATGAGAAGAGGAGCCTGGAGTACAAGATATGCATTTTATCTCGCTACTGTAGGTTCGGCTTTTAGTTTAGGTAACCTTTGGCGTTTTCCCTACGTTGTAAATTCAAATGGTGGGGGAGCCTTTGTGCTTCTCTACATTCTCTGTGCTTTGGCTCTTGGGCTTCCAATTGTTGTTGCTGAATTGATGTTGGGAAAAGCCTACAAGCAAAGTGTGATCGTCGCGACTGAGCAGATGTCAGATAATAGCCCGATTCCTTGGATCCGTAGAAGTCGTATTTGGTCTTTTGTTGGTACGCTTGCGAATTTTTCAAGTATTGTACTTTTATCTTTTTATTCTGTTATTTGTGGATGGGTACTTTTCTTTTTGATGAAATACATCGCAAAGATTTCTACAGACACAGAGATCTCTCATACTTTATTTACCACTCTTATGGACAATGGATGGTTGCAAGTGGCGCTCATGAGTGTGCATTTGCTAATCACGACGCTGGTGGTTTCCAAAGGACTAAAAGAAGGTGTTGAAAAACTCACCGCCTGGATTATGCCTCTGTTTGTCTGTCTTATGATTTTTTTGGTTTTTAAATCACTGTCTCTTCCTGGGGCATCGGATGCCATGAGATTTTTATTTTATCCTGATTTTTCTAGTTTTTCTAAAGACACACTTTTAAAAGTGTTAGGCCACGTTTTCTTTACGTTGAGCGTAGGGATGGGGGCAATGGTGGTTTTTGGTAGTTACTTAAAGGATGATTCTTATATTCCAAGATCAGGATTCAAGGTTGCGATTCTAGATATTATGGTTTGTCTCTTTGCAGGTTTTTTGATTTTTCCAATTATTTTTACGATGGATAAAATCGAAGATGTGGGGCCAGCACTTTTATTTAACTCGCTTCCTGTATTGTTCGAAAAAATTGGTTTAGGAAAAGTCTTTGGCCTTTTCTTTTTCTTGTGCCTTTATCTTGCGGTTCTTGGGGCGTCGATCATGCTTTTGGAAACGAGTGTGGCAAACCTCATTGACAAGAGAAAGTTCAAGCGTCAAAAGGCTTCATGGATTATGATTGGTGTCGCTTTTGTACTGGGACTTCCATGTGCATTATCGAGCACGGTTTTAGCGGGCGTAAAGGTTTTCAATAAAGACATCTTGAGATTCTATGACAGTTTACTCATCGACACGATGTTGCCTTTAGTGGTACTCGGTATGGCGTTGGCTGTGGGCTTTGGAATGTCAAAGAAAACCAAAGAAGAACATTTCATCAGCGAAAACGAAATGGACTCTGAAAAATTCTTCAGAAACTGGCACTTCCTAATAAGATGGTTCGTCCCAGGAGTAATCATCCTAGCGATCATCCTCTCTCTTATCCCCTAA